One part of the Atribacterota bacterium genome encodes these proteins:
- a CDS encoding acyl-CoA dehydratase activase-related protein, protein MKQKKIGIPYALYFYEYYPLWKEFLTRLGAEVILSKSTNKNILDLGIRSSLSEVCLPVKAFYGHVLSLADQVDYMLIPRMVCVEKGAFFCPKIIGLPDMVKTSLTSLCPIINPVVDIRKSYGTWKNSLFQVGQLVTENSLAISRAFSASWENFQKNYVANILDPKTLRPGLLNIDTNSARKQLPEIPINIAVVGHDYLINDSYINLNLIEKLKNMKVNVLTPGMVPPNIVKKQLKKLYKPIFWSLSRKVTGAAFYYFENRVEGIIHLTSFECGEDSMVGELIHHQSQQHPGVAYTEFVFDEHTGEAGINTRIEGFLDMIRRKKRNEISFAPSW, encoded by the coding sequence ATGAAGCAGAAAAAGATTGGTATACCTTATGCACTCTATTTCTATGAATACTACCCTCTCTGGAAAGAGTTTTTAACTCGCCTGGGAGCAGAGGTAATACTTTCTAAGTCTACTAATAAAAATATTCTTGATTTAGGAATACGTTCTTCTCTAAGCGAGGTCTGCCTGCCGGTAAAGGCGTTCTATGGACATGTATTAAGTTTAGCCGATCAGGTAGATTATATGTTGATTCCTAGAATGGTATGTGTTGAAAAGGGTGCCTTCTTTTGCCCCAAGATTATTGGTCTTCCGGACATGGTAAAAACTTCCCTTACTTCTTTATGCCCAATTATCAATCCGGTTGTTGATATTAGAAAGTCTTATGGTACCTGGAAGAATAGTTTATTTCAGGTAGGGCAATTGGTAACTGAAAATTCTTTAGCTATCTCCAGAGCCTTTTCTGCCTCCTGGGAGAATTTCCAGAAAAATTATGTGGCTAACATTTTAGATCCCAAAACACTTAGACCCGGTCTATTAAACATCGATACTAATAGTGCTAGGAAGCAATTACCAGAGATACCAATTAACATTGCCGTAGTTGGTCACGATTATCTCATTAATGATTCCTATATTAACTTAAACTTGATAGAGAAGTTGAAGAATATGAAGGTTAATGTGCTGACACCGGGAATGGTGCCCCCTAATATTGTTAAAAAACAATTGAAAAAGCTATACAAGCCAATTTTCTGGAGTCTTTCCCGAAAAGTAACAGGTGCTGCCTTTTATTATTTTGAAAACCGGGTGGAGGGAATTATACATTTAACTTCCTTTGAATGCGGAGAAGATTCCATGGTAGGTGAGCTGATTCATCATCAAAGCCAGCAGCACCCTGGAGTTGCCTATACTGAATTTGTTTTTGATGAGCATACCGGAGAAGCGGGTATCAATACCCGTATTGAGGGCTTTCTGGATATGATCAGGAGGAAAAAGAGAAATGAAATTAGCTTTGCCCCGTCTTGGTAA